The Sagittula stellata E-37 sequence CCATCGTCTTATCCTTCCTGCACTGCCGTTGCGTTGACGGGCCGCATCAGATCGCTTCCAGAGCCAGGGCGATGCCCTGCCCCACGCCAATGCACATCGTGCAGAGCGCGTGTTTCTCCATCCGGTCCTGAAGCGATTGGGCGGCGGTCAGCACCAGCCGCGCGCCCGACATGCCCAGCGGATGACCCAGCGCGATTGCCCCGCCGTGCGGATTCACATGCGGCGCATCGTCGGGCAGGCCGAAGTGGCGCGTGACGGCAAGGGCCTGGGCGGCAAAAGCCTCGTTCAGCTCGATGACGTCGAAGGCCGATATGTTCATGTTGAGCCGGCCAAGCAGCTTTTCGGTCGCGGGGGCGGGCCCGAACCCCATGATCCTTGGCGCGACCCCCGCCGTCGCCGCCCCGAGGATGCGGGCGACCGGCACAAGACCATGTTTCTCGGCGGCCTCCGGCGAGGCGATGACCAGCGCACAGGCGCCGTCGTTGACCCCAGACGCGTTGCCCGCCGTGACCGAGCCGCCCTCGCGGAAGGGCGTCTTCAGCGCGGCGAGCTTGTCCATCGTCGTCTGGCGCGGGTGCTCGTCCGTGTCGACCACGACCGGGTCGCCCTTGCGCTGCGGGATCGATACCGGGGTGATCTCTTTCGCCATCCGACCGGAGGCAATCGCGGCGGCGGCCCGCTCCTGCGAGCGGAAGGCAAAGGCGTCCTGATCCTCGCGCGAGACGTTGAAATCCTCTGCCACGTTCTCGGCCGTCTCGGGCATGGAATCGATGCCGAACCGTTTCTGCATCGCCTTGTTGACGAAGCGCCAGCCAATGGTCGTGTCGTAGACCGCGTTGGCACGAGAGAAGGCCGTGTCGGCCTTGGGCATGACGAAGGGCGCCCGGGACATGCTCTCTACCCCGCCCGCCACGATGATCTCTGCCTCGCCGCACTTGATCTGGCGGGCGGCGAAGGCCACGGCGTCGAGCCCCGATCCGCAAAGCCGGTTGATCGTGGTTCCGGGCACGGACTCACCCAGCCCGGCCAGAAGCGCGGCCATGCGGGCAACGTTGCGGTTGTCCTCGCCCGCCTGATTGGCACAGCCCATGATGACCTCGTCCACCGGCAGCCCTTCGGGCACCACGGTGCGGATCACATGGGCCAGCATGTCGTCCGGGCGGACGGAAGCGAGGGCACCGCCGTAGCGGCCGATGGGGGTGCGGGTGCCCTGGCAAAGCCATGCTTCACGCATTGCGTATCTCCTCTGATGCGCACGTGGCGCTTGTTTCCGGCGGCTCTTCGAAGAGCGTGCCCTTGATGGCTCGGGACAGTCCGCGCATCAGCGCGACCGTGCGACCGTCTTCTCCGGTGACGGTGACATCGTAGACGCCCGACCGTCCCGGCCGCGCCTGTTCCCGCGCCGTCGCGGTCAGATGTTCGTCGGGGCGCCCGGGGGACAGGAAGGTGATCTGGTTCTCCTGCGCCACCGTCACCTGATTGTATGTGTTGCAGGCGAAGGCGAAGGCGCTGTCGGCAAGCGCAAAGATGAAGCCGCCATGGCAGATACGATGACCGTTCAGGTGGTGGGGCCTGACCCGCATCGACAGCACCGCTTCGCCGGGCGAGATCCGGTCGATCTGCATGCCCATCTCCTGGCTGGCGGTGTCAGTGGCCCACATGGCCTGCGCCGAACGCTCCGCGCGCTCCTGTGGTGTCATTGGCGATGTCCTCCCTGTGCCGAACGATGCACAAAACCGACCGAACGGTCAAGTATGTTAACGTCGGTCCCGACCGGTCATGGAAGGAGGGTGGCGCGCAGCCCCACCCTACCAAACGGAACAAGGGTGGAAAGGTCATGGATGGAAACGAACCCGGAAACTCCGCCACGCCCAGACCCCCGGTTATGCCTTGTCGGCCAATAGACCGCAGGCATAAGCATCAACAGAGACCCATGCACGTCGGCAATGCCCGGTACGGGCCAAGGTGGCCCGGCCCCGTGACTGACGGTGGGGATCGTGGCAAAGCTGTCGGGCCGCGTGACAGCCCTCAAGGCCGCAGTGCCAATAGCTCCTATTGCGGGTACACGGTGGTCGGCGCCACGTGCTGCTTTGGCTCCGGCATCCAACAGGGCGAGGACCCGCCTGCACGGCGCCCCAGCCGCCCGCGCGCAGCTCGAAACGACCGACCCAGAGCTGCCGATGATGCCAGCCCGCACGTGCGGATTTCTCTTTGCGCCCTGACGGGTTGCAAACCCCTTGATTTGCCGCCGCGAAGGCGCAACTCTTTGGGTATGAACAGCTTGACCCCTTTCCCCGGCACTGGGGGCGCCAACGAGGTGGTGGCCTTCCAGCGCGCGGAGCTGAACATCATCCTTTCCCTGTACGGCCGCATGGTCGCCGCCGGAGAATGGCGCGACTACGGCATATCCACACTGAGGGACGTGGCCATCTTTTCGGTCTTCAGGCGCACGACAGAGCATCCGCTTTATTGCATCGAAAAGCGTCCCAAGCTGCGCAGCAAGCAGGGCGAATACGCTGTGATCGGGATGGAAGGGCAGATCCTGAAGCGCGGACACGATCTGAAGACCGTGCTGCGCGTGCTGGAACGCAAGCTGATCCGCGCCGTGGAGTAAGCACGGCGCGGCCATCTTAGCACTGCCGTGTTCAGGCGGGCTGTGCCAGCATGGAGCAGAGCAGCTCGAACATGATCGACACGCCGAGGAAGGCCGTCGCCCCGGCCTGGTCGAAAGGCGGCGAGACCTCTACAAGATCGGCGCCGACGATGTTCACGCCTGCGAGTCCCCGGCAGACACGCAGCGCCTCGTAACTGTTCGGACCGCCCACCTCGGGCGTTCCGGTGCCTGGGGCAAAGGTCGGGTCGACGAAGTCGATGTCGTAGCTGACATAGGTCGGCGCATCGCCCACGATATCGCGCGCCTCCTGCATCACGTCCGGACTCCCGCGGTCAAAGAACTCCTCGATCTCGACGATGCGGATGCCCTCAGCCTTTGCGAAGTCGCGGTCCTCGGCATCGTACATCGTGCCCCTGATGCCGATTTGGATCACCCGCTTCGGGTCCAGCAGACCCTCTTCGACGGCACGGCGGAAGGGCGTGCCATGGGTGTACATTGTCCCGCCGAAATAGCTGTGGAACAGGTCGGTGTGGCTGTCGAAATGGATCATGCCAAGCGGACCGCTCCGTGCAAGCGCCCGCAGGACCGGCAGCGAGGTCAGGTGATCTCCGCCCGCCGTCAGAGGACGGATATCGGCCGCGACGAGCGTGTCGTAGAAGGCGGTGATGCGCGCCATGCTGTCCTTAATGTCGGCGGGGTTCGGGCCCACATCCCCCAGATCGGCGCAGTTCACCGTCTCGAACGGGCGCTGGCCCGTCACCTGATGCTGCGCCCTTATCATCGTGGAGGCGTCGCGCAACTGGCGCGGGCCGTGACGCGGTCCGGGACGGTTGGTGGTTCCGCTGTCCCACGGCACACCGACGATCCCGACGTCGACCTCTGCAAATCGCGGATGCTCCGGCCCGACGTGAGGCAGGCGCATGAAGGTCGGTACGCCGGCAAAACGCGGCAGGTCGAAGCCGGAGACAGGGTGAAAGAACGGATCGGACATGCGGGTTCCTTTTTGTGAGAGCAGCGGGGGCCAGCCCCCGCACCCCCGGAGTATTTCCAAAGCAAAGAAGCAGGGCTGGCCGGTTCAGGTCAAGCGGGCGTGGCGCGTGACGGGGCCGTCGCCGGCCGCCTCGATCCGTGCGATGGCGACGGCGATGGGTTCGTAGGCCGTGGCCATGTGGTGCGCGTTGGCGTGCAGCAGCGTTTCTGGATCGGCGACCCAGGCCACATGACCCTTCCAGAACATGAGGTCGCCGCGTTGCGGCGGGGTGCCCGGCGGCAAGGTCTCTCCCAGGTCGCGCGCCTGCATGTCGCTGTCGCCGGGACACGGAATGTTGCACATGCGGCACCCGATCTGCACCAGCCCCGAACAGTCGATGCCGAACGCGGAATTGCCGCCCCACAGGTAGGGAGTGCCGATCAGTCGGTCCGACACTGCGACCGGGTCGGTCTCGTATTGGTCGACGAGGGCGAGCTGCGTGCCCCTGACCCAGCGGTTCACTCCGACATGCGGCGCATAGACCTGCGTGTTGAACCAGTTGTCTTCATGCCCGGAAGCCCGGACGAGGGACCCCATAGACAGCATGATCGGCGTGCCCGGTTGTTTGACGTCGCGGCTTTCGATGCCGATGGCGCGCGCCGCAGAGACCCGGTGCGTGACCGGAAATTGAGCTGGGCGGAGGTAGGACCGGGAGATGTAGCCGACGTATCCATCGGCCTCGGCAAACCCGAAAGCGTATTCGCTGTAGGTTTCGCCGTGGCTTTTGCGTTCGACGTCAAGGACGCGAAACGACTCTCCTGTCAGAAGCTGGCGTTCGCGCTTCCCTCCGGGCGCATTCAGCAGGTCGGCGGGGCCTGGCCTGTTGACCGCATGCAGTTCGCCTTCGGTGAAGGCCGTGGCCTCGACCAGTCCCTTGAGCGAGACATGCGCCACGCGTCCGTTCGAGCGCAAAAGGCGACGGTCGGTCGGGGCGCTCACAGCCCCAGTACCTTCGGCAAGGCGCCGAGGATGGCGCGCGGCCCCTGACCCAGACCACCCTTGGCACGCCCGGGGGCGGCAGCCGGCTGCCAGCTGTAGATGTCGAAGTGCGCATAACGGGCCGCGCCTTCGGTGAAGCGGCGCAGGAAGAGGGCGGCGGTGATGGAGCCCGCGAAACCGCCTGACGGCGCGTTGTCCAGATCAGCGATGTCCGGTTCGATCATCGCCTCGTAGGGGACGTGGAATGGCATCCGCCAGACCGGGTCCGCCGCGCCTGCCGCCGCTTCTGTCAGGGCCTGTACGAAGGGTTCGTCATCGCAGTAGAACGGCGCGAGATCGGGACCGACGGCCACCCGCGCGGCGCCGGTCAGCGTCGCCATGGAAAGCATGAGATCCGGACGTTCCTCTGCCCCGAGGGCAAGTGCATCCGCCAGAACCAATCGCCCCTCGGCATCCGTATTGTTGATTTCCGCCGTCTTGCCCAAGCGCGACATCAGCACGTCGCCGGGTCGGAAACTGGGCGCCGAGACGGAGTTTTCGACCGCCGGGATCAGGAGACGCAACTGCACCCCAAGACCCAGAGCCATAATGGACTGCGCCAGCCCGATGGTGTTGGCTGCACCGCCCATGTCCTTCTTCATCAGGCCCATGGACGCGCCCGGCTTCAGGTTCAGGCCGCCAGTGTCGAAACAGACCCCCTTTCCGACCAGCGTCAGTTTTGGGCCTGCGTCGCCCCAACGCATGTCGATCAGCCGCGGCGCCTGCGCGCTGGCCCGGCCCACCGCGTGGATCAGGGGAAAGTTGTGGTCCAGCAGCGCATCGCCTGTCGTGACGTCGATGGAGGCGCAGAAACGGTCGGCAAGGTCGCGGGCGGCCAGTTCCAGCGCTTCTGGCCCCATATCGGAGGCCGGCGTGTTCACAAGGTCGCGGGTCAGGTATTCCGCTTCGGCCAACGTCTCGATGCGGGCGGCATCGACACCGTCCGGCGCCACCAGATACCTGTTGGCCGGCGTGGCCGTCTTGTACCGGTCGAAACGGTAGGCGGACAGCAGCCAGCCCAAAGCTTCCGTTTCCGGATTGTCGAGCGTACCGGTCCCGATCCGGTAGGTGCCGGGCGCAAGTTGTGGGATGGCACCGGCCAGCGGAAAGCGTTGACGGGCGCGCTGCGCCGCCGTGCCGTAACCGGCAAGCGCCATGACGGGGGTGCCATCTTCGCCCGGGATCATCAGTGCGCTGCCCAACGCCCCCGTGAAGCCGCTGGCACGGACCCAGGCCGCGGCCCGGCCCGGCTGCGCGTCCGTCCAGCCGTCAAGGCCGTCCGGTTCGACAATATGCAGCGGAAGGGCGTCGGTCGTGGTCGCAAAACGGGGGGACATGGGGGCTCCTGTCGAAGGGGTCGTCGGGAGCCAAGATTAGTGCCGGGTGCGGGGGCTGCAAGCGAGATTCAGAACGTGGGCGGAGGCAGGCTCAGATCGAGAACTCGTTGATGTCCCAAAGCTGTGTCAGTGACCGTTCGCCGGTTCGCGCCAGGCGCGCAAGGGTTGCCGACTCAGCGACGATATCCCCGAACTCGATACAGGTCATCACGTCGTGCGCCACCCGACTAAGCGACGTCATCCCAATCTGCAGCGCAATGGCCGACAACGACCGCAGCGTCTTGTGCATGTCCTGGCGTGGTCCGGATATGGCCATATCCTGAACCTGGCAGAGCTTTTGAGCAAGTTCCTCCATCGCGCGGCAAATCACGTCCTCGGCCTGGTGCAACCCAAGATCCGCACAAAGGGTCCTGATCTGCGCCGGGTCCATGTCCGGATATTCCACCGGCGACATGTACGTCACCTGTTTCACGTCTCACCCCAATTCCTAGGCCCCC is a genomic window containing:
- the pcaF gene encoding 3-oxoadipyl-CoA thiolase, coding for MREAWLCQGTRTPIGRYGGALASVRPDDMLAHVIRTVVPEGLPVDEVIMGCANQAGEDNRNVARMAALLAGLGESVPGTTINRLCGSGLDAVAFAARQIKCGEAEIIVAGGVESMSRAPFVMPKADTAFSRANAVYDTTIGWRFVNKAMQKRFGIDSMPETAENVAEDFNVSREDQDAFAFRSQERAAAAIASGRMAKEITPVSIPQRKGDPVVVDTDEHPRQTTMDKLAALKTPFREGGSVTAGNASGVNDGACALVIASPEAAEKHGLVPVARILGAATAGVAPRIMGFGPAPATEKLLGRLNMNISAFDVIELNEAFAAQALAVTRHFGLPDDAPHVNPHGGAIALGHPLGMSGARLVLTAAQSLQDRMEKHALCTMCIGVGQGIALALEAI
- the paaI gene encoding hydroxyphenylacetyl-CoA thioesterase PaaI, encoding MTPQERAERSAQAMWATDTASQEMGMQIDRISPGEAVLSMRVRPHHLNGHRICHGGFIFALADSAFAFACNTYNQVTVAQENQITFLSPGRPDEHLTATAREQARPGRSGVYDVTVTGEDGRTVALMRGLSRAIKGTLFEEPPETSATCASEEIRNA
- a CDS encoding DUF2794 domain-containing protein — its product is MNSLTPFPGTGGANEVVAFQRAELNIILSLYGRMVAAGEWRDYGISTLRDVAIFSVFRRTTEHPLYCIEKRPKLRSKQGEYAVIGMEGQILKRGHDLKTVLRVLERKLIRAVE
- the speB gene encoding agmatinase; its protein translation is MSDPFFHPVSGFDLPRFAGVPTFMRLPHVGPEHPRFAEVDVGIVGVPWDSGTTNRPGPRHGPRQLRDASTMIRAQHQVTGQRPFETVNCADLGDVGPNPADIKDSMARITAFYDTLVAADIRPLTAGGDHLTSLPVLRALARSGPLGMIHFDSHTDLFHSYFGGTMYTHGTPFRRAVEEGLLDPKRVIQIGIRGTMYDAEDRDFAKAEGIRIVEIEEFFDRGSPDVMQEARDIVGDAPTYVSYDIDFVDPTFAPGTGTPEVGGPNSYEALRVCRGLAGVNIVGADLVEVSPPFDQAGATAFLGVSIMFELLCSMLAQPA
- a CDS encoding NlpC/P60 family protein produces the protein MSAPTDRRLLRSNGRVAHVSLKGLVEATAFTEGELHAVNRPGPADLLNAPGGKRERQLLTGESFRVLDVERKSHGETYSEYAFGFAEADGYVGYISRSYLRPAQFPVTHRVSAARAIGIESRDVKQPGTPIMLSMGSLVRASGHEDNWFNTQVYAPHVGVNRWVRGTQLALVDQYETDPVAVSDRLIGTPYLWGGNSAFGIDCSGLVQIGCRMCNIPCPGDSDMQARDLGETLPPGTPPQRGDLMFWKGHVAWVADPETLLHANAHHMATAYEPIAVAIARIEAAGDGPVTRHARLT
- a CDS encoding leucyl aminopeptidase family protein, whose product is MSPRFATTTDALPLHIVEPDGLDGWTDAQPGRAAAWVRASGFTGALGSALMIPGEDGTPVMALAGYGTAAQRARQRFPLAGAIPQLAPGTYRIGTGTLDNPETEALGWLLSAYRFDRYKTATPANRYLVAPDGVDAARIETLAEAEYLTRDLVNTPASDMGPEALELAARDLADRFCASIDVTTGDALLDHNFPLIHAVGRASAQAPRLIDMRWGDAGPKLTLVGKGVCFDTGGLNLKPGASMGLMKKDMGGAANTIGLAQSIMALGLGVQLRLLIPAVENSVSAPSFRPGDVLMSRLGKTAEINNTDAEGRLVLADALALGAEERPDLMLSMATLTGAARVAVGPDLAPFYCDDEPFVQALTEAAAGAADPVWRMPFHVPYEAMIEPDIADLDNAPSGGFAGSITAALFLRRFTEGAARYAHFDIYSWQPAAAPGRAKGGLGQGPRAILGALPKVLGL